aatgtgtacattaGATTtggataggtattttaatataaaggtgttttatacttatgaatttatttaccaAGTTTTAACACCACTGGACACTGGTAacctcaaaataaatataaatataaatattttaaaagtacacaaatttagaaaaaaaatagtacctaaCAATTATGGTATTttcaaactaatattataagccaAATATTCTATAGATTTTTTCCCCATTTGACCTAGGttgaaattacttttttaaattactaaataatatattatgtatttaaaaatataaacttatgcatacaaaatattatatgaaaatgcactaaaaagtatttaatcattgatatttactattagtatttgtgatattaaacaaaaaaaaaaaacataataggtacctatattattaattgattatcttTGTTTTGCACTATATTTGAATCTCAATAACAAATcgtcaatttttattgaaatcagtctatattatctttataacaaatacggaatttaatttatcaaagaaTTAACAATCttcattcacaaaaaaaaaaaaaaaatattagctgAAGACTGAAGTGTGAATTTTgaactcataaattataaaatatcctaaAATATGGTCTAAAAATGTTGAGTATTTgatcataatgttataaattgtatttggtGGGCACTTactaataagataaaattaatgagaGAAAATATGAACATGTATGAAAGACTATGCTTTACTTTATATAcagtattacctataataggttatcttataatactcatttttaattaaaaaaacatattttttataaagttaaaactttattttaaataattaaaatttatataaatccaGCACAATGAGTTGTTGATTTACAAGAATATCATTGAGTATGACATGAAAAGAATTTTTGTAGTTGATGAAATAGACAGTTATGTTTATTGGATGATCAGATCCCGCATTAAGTCTTTGAGTTGTCCGGATAAAATTCTAGGAAGTGTACTCGATCCAACTACTTTAATACTCgatcaaaattcaataattattagttgtaaacatttttagaaaaactttagaataacaattataaatgtaggtaaacttaaaaaaacataataaacacttatacaaaatagtattaattataagtttttttatgaattatttatgtaaattttttattattgttttctttgttaaattatttaatttttgcaattgaaaataatcctgaaaataattattctattaatcatgttctacaaaaatgtaatatacctactcaatactattaaaaatacaaattatgggGGCCACGGCCACGGGctgattaaaatttgtttgcgAGCTGTATTCTGCCCATGAGTCGTAGTTTGAAGACCCCTGAACTAACCTAAGAACATGTatgactttaaaataattgtccatttaaaataaataactttattttataaaaacttatttatatattggttttattgATGATTCACCAAGCATGGTAAACCCTTTTTCTTCATAAATaatgtagttatttaaaatattcttaacatTACCtcattttcaaactttttacatttttataattcttaaggAGTGTCTTGCAGAGatataaatttctatattttttcgaataaaaACTACCATTTTCTACTTTAAATGGTTTAGTAAGTAggtaattttgatttacaaaacatttttataaacattgatctataaaaatcataattcaaatttataaaaaaaaagaccaattatattaaatactagatacctaatttattaaatctatcCTACATTTctgtgaaacaaaaaaatcataatttgaataaacttattaacaaaaatgatttatgttttgtgAATCACACTGTATATGAATATTCATATGATTTCAATACAAGAGTTTTGTATTAATGatgcattaatataaattcttttaaatacgatgacaaagtatttattgaacacaatttattggataatttaaaactaatgtaaatattatacttattatttcggCAACGTCGTGGAACCCTATAtttgagtaatatttttacttttttagtgtagatgataccatttatttttaaattttttcattttatttatccaAAACCGATTCCTAAAGGAATTTTGATatagtaaacaatataattattaaaacagagGAAATCGATgagaatatacaattttaaaaatatacataaaaaaaatcacttatcTACAATCATAATTGTTATCCACTATCATAAGACGTATTTATGACATCCCATtggtagtatatatatttttttgattttattcaacttcaaaattcataCACACTGTcatatttggtattttttttagtccATACAATTGTTGCGCTGCACGTTTTTGTTCAATTTATCAGCAGATCCTCTGACTTGTTCTGTAATCTTGATGCATTGTGCCCGGTCGACGGTGAATATAAAACAGGAacgttacaaaataaaaacataaataatctgTAACCCTTCGTGACCCTGCCAGACAAAtcacaataatgttttttgcactaaaaatattattattattcattattgttatgctggttattatttgtgtttaataaagtttcatgctaaattacaaatttctaGTGAGGTTTAGATAAAGTATTgccgtataaaatatatagatgcgTATTACAATGTCGAGTCaacaattgatataaaattataaaaggttGATCTTGcgcatttcaaataattataggtaaaaataaatgaaaaataagtgaatgacatattgtgtaaatatatactatttatgatggaaaattcaaaatggtttttaaaaattataggtttataaaatgtattgtatttttataacatgatGCAACGattaaactattaactttaaagaattcatttaaataataaaaagcttcccaattattatcaaatgcaTTACGgtgaaatgaaataattgattattgtcaattaataatagtagttaCACAGTGAATAGCTACACTTAcacttatttaaatgtatatttattaaaatgtgtgtattaaaaagtaaatacattaaataaaatgtcaggGAAATGTGTTACTGTCAAatagattttgtattttattgcttaaaagttggagtgaaaaaaaaaacaaattattttatattcaaatgaatagtatatctatttaatatttaataatacaatattgaatatactttaataaattcataaattcataaatttgtcactatgtttagtaaataatcaataagcAATACTTATAGGTACTCAAGCCTATAaagaaattgttttcatttacgAGAGGGTAGAAGATTTAAGTAGAAGATAATAGTCCTATACTGATTACCTATAtcatagaaaataatgtatcaatAGTTTATGGACATTTtagaaataagtaaaatatttatactaaatatatttttaagtaaacgattttaaaaaaggtgcattttttatacttatgttgTTGTATTccatgtgtattatttaattattattaatgtttttgttataaagcttcgtcatttttaaacattaaaaaaaaatcaagttatactaaaacaaatagtagtaaaatataagtacctaaaaatataatacattattcatgttatatatttttattaaacaatcttattgttttttaatttatttctattattaatattaatatgtattgacCTAATGACCTATGGCTATGTGCATTCGTGTACTATGTACTAGGGACtgatttacatttcttatcgATTTGTGTACtagaagtatttatttatttgaattttataccaACCGCATTTCCATAggtagatttattataatttcagtcGTAAAAATACGAgactattattgattttgcgtttaaataaattgcttgtatacgaatataagtattacaatTCTTTACGAAAAAGTTGATTATGCGTATGTAAAATGAGAAAGtcgttaataaaatcaatcacAATACTCGTgcgatttacaatatatacctatatacctatatatacacctagtatttatagttttaagttttataaataaatgcatgtatagtatttattatatatattaggtatataattactcAAACATAAGTAGAGAAAGTTTATTGCTAAAATTATATGCGATTGTcaatgatatgatattttcgataaaatgGCGATTCATCGATGGTTGTCGATACGGGGAAGTTTATATTGTTACttcattgtttttgaaaatattttgtcaactACTGATACACACTTCACTTATATTATCATGAGATAACACACTACCACACTTTACATTcgccaataaaaaaaatattattcatacatcTATGAGTTTATAGCGTCAACTATCTTAGGTCAGTATGCATTTcaattaatgtacctatatgtaaatattgttttaagagttattgaaaaatatgggTTACTTACTCACGTACACGTTCATACGTAATGCACAAATATTTACACAGTGTATAATTAACTTGTAAAACTTGCGTCCtagctaataattatatgttctaTGGCTCAACAATTATTAAGCAGAACTGACTAGtagaagataaataaatttgaaaaaaaaaatggcacCTAGTTCTATATGTTAAACACAAACACACTGTAAAAGCAAAATGACATTGTATAAtggaacttaaaatattatatcattatatatgcaCACGGCTGCATTACAGCATTTTAtcggtttataataattaccaatcAATTAAACGAACCGTTGTATCATATCATTGTTTGTTCAAGTGCTGTAGATTGATTTATGTACTATGAAATGCATATCACAATATTGCAAAGCATACTGTTGTATGGCGTCAAACGGTTTAGTGTAAAAACCATGAAGCCAACAATACGAGTATTGTTATCAAGCGCAACGATTTttggatatttaaaactaacattTGCGTTGCATTTAAATATCCAGAAACCCGATACAGTTTTGATAAGTGTGCCATTCGACCAATTGCAAAGTATTAAATGGCTAGAAAATCCTAATTATATGAAATCGACATGTGGGACATTCAAAGCTTATAACACCGACacgataaaaaaagtataataaaataatattttttacattgttacctaatatatttaaattataaactcacCTACACAAAGTATGCAAGAATCTaggtagttaattaaaaaaatttctttgttCAAGATTGCTGGCAGATGGTATACCACTCACATGTCATCAATTCCATCAACCACGGATCATTGTAGTCAATTTACAAGTGAATATTGTGTACTCATTTCATTGTTAAAAACtatgatacatttaataactGACGAAACTAtgtttagaattaaattatagttgaaaacttattaatatgaCTGATTTGTATTTAAGTAGCCGTGAAAGAATAAactttatgtttatatgaatattataaaaaataaaaataaatctaataacaaattactaaattatttttagatattagaaGTCCGTGCAAATGTATTGGAATAGATTTTACAATAGCtatgaaagaaaatattatttcatttgtcaCGTTTTCTACGAACACACTGTgggtcattatattaatattatttaaaattatattaagcctttattgattaaaaaaattaattaattattttagagaaAATTCTGTAACATATGAAATGGCAACGGCTTCATTCATCGGAAATACACAATTAAACATGAATGAAATAATACTACGAAGTAAGTAtcgtgaattatttttttatttaaaatttattatagtattataatcttgacaattaaatgtatatcattataaaactaatttgaatatgatatatgtatattgtttatacatacattgtatacagttaaatgttatagtatacaagtaatataataatagatataaaatatgctattttaccattgataaaataaagtacgaatatacattttgaaaataaaattaatttataattgttgaatattaaagtaatcttagaagatttgaaaaaaaacaagaaatatgTGCATTATggagattatttaatattgtaaattttacaaatttaatggaGAGGTGATTTTACAGTAGGtagaaaaaaaagtcattCAATGAAAGGTTAAAggaataatagttaaataagaTTTAGCCTATCaggagcaaaaaaaaaaaaaaaaagtaatacctATCATATGATTTTACATTACTATTCCGTAtgccaaaaatataatgtattttctgCAGTGTTTTCTACTCTAAATGTATATCatcatagataattattttttttaaatttttttaatgagagcgatttaatatattattttttatgatattatacatgtaattatgtaaaacacgAATACACGACacactattataattgtactCAACAATAAGTCAATAACTGATCATTTGCTTATACGCTtagaaatcattaaaaaattatccactATCTACCCATCGATATTATGTTCGTTTGCTATAATCTAGACTAGTCCACTAACTTAACTTAACCCTTGCTTTGGTTTTTTTCGGTGTTTTATTTTCGCCATTTAAGGTGATGctctatagttttattatttttacatttatattattttgtcctTCATAGTATTTTAACTAGTTGTTTCTTCAGGTTTCTTGGTAAAATCAAACGCTAAAATGAAAGGACTTGAAGGTTGGTTACCtattcttaattaattaatccaacgatattatataataattcgtgttaattattataggttatataatTCCACGCGGTGTTATCATTGATTCTGATGATTTTAAATCGTACATGATCATGGTGTTCTGCAAAGAAAgtacttaaaacatttatattataaattatgtgtattgcagatatatgtatttttgtttttatataaataatattttttttatttagaggCGAAAGAACCTATTGTTATGATTCTCGTAAATGCGCTTCCCATATCTGAAAGAATCATAAACATAACtacaaactatttaaaaaacaataagatcAAAACAAAGTTATCTGAAATCAGTCACAAAAATTGCAagtatggtaaaaatattgtaggaTACTAGCCATATTAAGAACCatagtaaaattgtatttttttttaaataaatttatttaaaatatttgaattgttaaattattgaaattatggaATTGTtgtgatatatataatttaaaatcacgaaaatacatttgtttttaatttaaacatgttttaaaataattttaaaataaaaatataaaaaacctaATTTTACTCTATGagtttgtaattcaaaaaatcgaTCGTTAAATTGTCGAGATTAATCTGCATGCACTTAACCACgttttattaaacatgtaaaatatttataatattaattaaaacatttttactgacAGGAGGAAACgtctatcataatatgtttgtattaaattgattgattacttacctatatagtaaCCGTGAACAATAAatagtgtaaaattaaaaaaagtagacCTTTCaaagcttttaaaaaaatcagacTTCCTAGCAAAAACAACGAGTGtaataaatactgtttttctttaaaatgtcATACATTACCTGTcgttagaatattaaataataataattcattattttatatttatgaaatattcctatatctttattcatttatttacgtTTCCAAGTACAATAGTATTTACGGTAAGTTcctcaaataatatttgaaataaaaatgctacatctattttttagatttacttaaaaatatagttcatGCACACAATTGAttgaaaaagataataaatttgttttctttctatgagtttaaatatcatttcaaGTTGTATTGTTAATAACTTTGTTCTTTGACAGAATTTCGTGATCAACGTCTcggcttattttttattttaagtcaccgtttttatttatttttttttctagctcaagaattcatataatataagtatcaggttaaattattattactattgtctcgaccaaaatttaagaaatcaaaatgtttacatagATCTGCATGTACTTGAAACTGTCAATgctttttaatgttaatcaaCGTATTTTTTGTGTCTcttctaacatttttaaaatcattttgtgtTCTCTGAATAACGTAATTTTtccattaacaattatttaaaaaaaatagtacacgCATTTTATGTTGTGTCACGAATGGGAAAATTTAAACAGAAATATAGCGTTAGGACGGAAACG
The DNA window shown above is from Aphis gossypii isolate Hap1 chromosome 2, ASM2018417v2, whole genome shotgun sequence and carries:
- the LOC114121285 gene encoding uncharacterized protein LOC114121285 isoform X2, with amino-acid sequence MYYEMHITILQSILLYGVKRFSVKTMKPTIRVLLSSATIFGYLKLTFALHLNIQKPDTVLISVPFDQLQSIKWLENPNYMKSTCGTFKAYNTDTIKKIAGRWYTTHMSSIPSTTDHCSQFTNIRSPCKCIGIDFTIAMKENIISFVTFSTNTLENSVTYEMATASFIGNTQLNMNEIILRSFLVKSNAKMKGLEGYIIPRGVIIDSDDFKSYMIMVFCKEKAKEPIVMILVNALPISERIINITTNYLKNNKIKTKLSEISHKNCKYGKNIVGY
- the LOC114121285 gene encoding uncharacterized protein LOC114121285 isoform X1, with product MYYEMHITILQSILLYGVKRFSVKTMKPTIRVLLSSATIFGYLKLTFALHLNIQKPDTVLISVPFDQLQSIKWLENPNYMKSTCGTFKAYNTDTIKKIAGRWYTTHMSSIPSTTDHCSQFTNIRSPCKCIGIDFTIAMKENIISFVTFSTNTLENSVTYEMATASFIGNTQLNMNEIILRIVSSGFLVKSNAKMKGLEGYIIPRGVIIDSDDFKSYMIMVFCKEKAKEPIVMILVNALPISERIINITTNYLKNNKIKTKLSEISHKNCKYGKNIVGY